One Paenisporosarcina sp. FSL H8-0542 genomic region harbors:
- a CDS encoding YlaN family protein: MDTKSQQSYQQKAMDLLKADAEKIAKLIKVQMDHLTMPQCPLYEEVLDTQMYGLSKEIDFAVKLGLIEREEGKLLLSTLEKELSVLHDAYTEK, translated from the coding sequence ATGGATACTAAATCTCAGCAATCGTACCAGCAGAAAGCTATGGATTTATTAAAAGCTGATGCAGAAAAAATAGCAAAATTAATTAAGGTTCAAATGGACCATTTGACGATGCCGCAATGCCCACTTTACGAAGAAGTCTTGGATACCCAAATGTATGGTCTATCTAAAGAAATTGATTTCGCTGTAAAATTAGGGCTTATTGAGCGTGAAGAAGGAAAGTTGCTTCTTTCGACACTTGAAAAAGAATTATCTGTATTGCACGATGCTTATACAGAGAAATAA
- a CDS encoding YlaI family protein, with amino-acid sequence MRVKCVICDTINQLPDDSPQAKKLRNRPIHTYMCDPCHERIEEKTQARLATGDFVFYKSSRRIEEDF; translated from the coding sequence ATGCGTGTAAAATGTGTCATTTGTGATACCATCAACCAATTGCCTGATGATTCACCACAAGCAAAAAAATTGCGCAATCGACCGATTCATACGTATATGTGTGATCCCTGCCACGAGCGTATAGAAGAAAAAACGCAAGCTAGATTGGCAACTGGTGACTTTGTTTTTTATAAAAGCTCACGCAGAATTGAAGAAGATTTCTAA
- a CDS encoding YlaH-like family protein, which produces MEEQQFVYDNMYPVARFLYEILPNYDVAGYALYLVIFLLSAVVYKLGFAKKLRVGQNIVIYLFLLIGCIMLTFLAFFLPIVEGLVIAAMILILYKIRLHNEKKRSASAS; this is translated from the coding sequence TTGGAAGAACAGCAATTTGTCTATGACAATATGTACCCAGTTGCGCGTTTCCTTTATGAAATCCTTCCCAACTACGATGTGGCAGGGTACGCTTTGTACCTTGTCATCTTCTTGCTATCCGCGGTAGTATACAAATTAGGATTTGCCAAAAAATTAAGAGTTGGTCAAAACATCGTGATTTACTTATTCTTGTTAATCGGATGTATCATGCTTACTTTTTTAGCTTTCTTCCTGCCAATAGTAGAAGGATTAGTTATCGCCGCAATGATATTAATTTTGTATAAAATTCGTTTGCATAATGAAAAAAAGAGAAGCGCTAGCGCAAGCTAG
- the typA gene encoding translational GTPase TypA, with product MTNLRQDLRNIAIIAHVDHGKTTLVDQLLKQSGTFRSNEHVDERAMDSGDIERERGITILAKNTAIQYKDVKINILDTPGHADFGGEVERIMKMVDGVLLVVDAYEGCMPQTRFVLKKALEQNLQPIVVVNKIDRDFARPEEVVDEVLELFIELEANDDQLEFPVIFASGMNGTASLSSVAAEQDENMQVLYDAIIEHIPSPVDNKEEPLQFQVSLLDYNDYVGRIGIGRVFRGTMEVGQQVSLMKLDGKMKNFRVTKMFGFMGLKRVEIQKASAGDLIAVSGMEDINVGETVCPTEHPEALPILRIDEPTLQMTFLVNNSPFAGREGKWVTSRKIDERLQSQLETDVSLRVDPTDSPDAWVVSGRGELHLSILIENMRREGFELQVSKPEVIVRVIDGVRCEPVERVQIDVPEEHVGSIIESMGERKGEMLDMVNNGSGQVRLIFMVPARGLIGYTTEFMTLTRGYGIINHTFDSYQPMQKGRVGGRSKGVLVAMATGQASEYGILGIEDRGTIFVEPGTDIYEGMIVGEHTRDNDLTVNITKMKAANNIRSANKEATTTRKKPRIMTLEESLEYLNDDEYCEITPQSIRLRKKVLDKNERERVTKKAKTAENN from the coding sequence ATGACTAATTTACGTCAAGACTTAAGAAACATTGCAATTATTGCCCACGTTGACCATGGTAAAACAACTTTAGTTGACCAATTATTAAAACAATCCGGTACTTTCCGTTCAAATGAACATGTGGACGAGCGTGCAATGGATTCAGGTGATATCGAGCGCGAACGCGGTATTACGATTCTTGCTAAAAACACAGCGATTCAATATAAAGATGTGAAAATCAACATTCTTGATACACCTGGACACGCTGACTTTGGTGGAGAAGTTGAACGTATCATGAAAATGGTAGACGGTGTTCTACTTGTTGTGGATGCTTATGAAGGTTGTATGCCACAAACTCGTTTCGTATTGAAAAAAGCTTTGGAACAAAACTTGCAACCAATCGTAGTTGTAAACAAAATTGACCGTGACTTTGCTCGTCCTGAAGAAGTAGTGGACGAAGTTCTTGAACTTTTCATTGAATTGGAAGCAAACGACGATCAATTGGAATTCCCTGTTATTTTCGCATCAGGTATGAACGGTACTGCAAGTCTTTCTTCAGTTGCTGCAGAGCAAGATGAAAACATGCAAGTACTTTATGATGCAATCATCGAACACATCCCATCTCCAGTAGATAACAAAGAAGAGCCTCTTCAATTCCAAGTATCTCTTCTTGACTACAACGATTATGTTGGCCGTATCGGTATCGGTCGTGTATTCCGTGGAACGATGGAAGTTGGACAACAAGTTTCACTAATGAAGCTTGACGGTAAAATGAAAAACTTCCGTGTTACTAAAATGTTTGGTTTCATGGGTCTGAAACGTGTGGAAATCCAAAAGGCTTCTGCTGGTGATCTGATTGCCGTTTCTGGTATGGAAGACATTAACGTTGGTGAGACGGTTTGTCCTACTGAGCATCCTGAAGCATTGCCAATTTTACGTATTGATGAGCCAACTCTTCAAATGACGTTCCTAGTGAACAACAGTCCATTTGCTGGACGTGAAGGTAAATGGGTAACATCTCGTAAAATTGATGAGCGTCTTCAATCTCAACTTGAAACAGACGTATCTCTTCGCGTAGATCCAACTGACTCTCCTGATGCATGGGTTGTATCTGGTCGTGGGGAATTACATTTATCAATCCTGATTGAAAACATGCGTCGTGAAGGTTTCGAATTACAAGTTTCTAAACCAGAAGTTATCGTTCGTGTTATCGATGGTGTTCGTTGTGAGCCGGTTGAACGCGTACAAATTGATGTCCCAGAAGAGCATGTTGGTTCAATTATTGAATCAATGGGTGAACGTAAAGGCGAAATGCTTGATATGGTCAACAATGGTTCTGGTCAAGTACGCTTGATCTTTATGGTTCCTGCTCGCGGATTAATTGGTTACACAACTGAATTCATGACGTTAACTCGTGGATACGGAATCATCAACCACACATTCGATAGCTACCAACCAATGCAAAAAGGTCGCGTAGGTGGACGTAGTAAAGGTGTTCTTGTTGCAATGGCTACAGGACAAGCATCTGAGTACGGAATTCTAGGAATTGAAGACCGCGGTACAATTTTCGTTGAACCAGGTACTGATATTTATGAGGGTATGATTGTTGGAGAACATACTCGTGATAATGACTTAACTGTTAATATTACGAAAATGAAAGCTGCCAATAACATCCGTTCTGCAAACAAAGAAGCGACAACTACACGTAAAAAACCACGTATCATGACGTTGGAAGAATCACTTGAATACCTAAACGATGATGAGTACTGTGAAATCACACCTCAATCAATTCGTTTACGTAAAAAAGTTCTTGATAAAAACGAACGTGAACGTGTAACGAAAAAAGCTAAAACGGCAGAAAATAATTAA
- a CDS encoding inositol monophosphatase family protein, which yields MELQQLDRYAKALIKEAGRKIRHSLTNELVIESKVDANDLVTNMDKEIEQFFIQHIRKDYAGHSILGEEGFGDALQSLEGYVWMLDPIDGTMNFIHQQRNFAISLGIYKDGIGLFGYIYDVMHDELYSAQKGHGAYLNDEPIPMLEATTISKAIIGMNASWVVPNRHVDNEGLIRLVKDVRGIRSYGSAALELAYVSTGRIDAYMSMRLSPWDVAGGVVIAEEVGAIATNLKGQPLKFLGQDTFIVARQSLHDSLIENYITLK from the coding sequence TTGGAACTTCAACAACTCGATCGCTATGCAAAAGCATTAATAAAAGAAGCAGGCAGAAAGATTCGCCACTCATTGACCAATGAATTGGTTATAGAATCTAAAGTGGATGCCAATGATTTGGTAACCAATATGGATAAAGAAATCGAACAATTTTTCATTCAGCATATCCGAAAAGATTACGCAGGCCACTCTATTTTAGGGGAAGAAGGTTTCGGTGATGCCCTTCAATCATTGGAAGGCTACGTATGGATGTTGGATCCTATAGACGGAACGATGAATTTTATTCATCAACAACGGAATTTTGCCATATCATTAGGGATTTATAAAGATGGCATCGGACTTTTCGGTTACATATATGATGTCATGCATGACGAATTATACAGTGCACAAAAAGGACATGGAGCTTATTTAAATGATGAACCGATTCCAATGTTGGAAGCCACTACGATTTCCAAAGCAATTATTGGAATGAATGCTAGTTGGGTAGTACCGAATCGTCATGTTGACAATGAAGGTCTTATACGATTGGTCAAAGATGTACGCGGAATCCGTTCATATGGGTCTGCAGCGCTGGAACTTGCATATGTTTCCACGGGACGTATTGATGCTTACATGTCCATGAGACTTTCACCGTGGGATGTTGCGGGAGGGGTTGTCATTGCCGAAGAAGTTGGCGCGATTGCCACTAATTTAAAAGGACAACCGTTAAAGTTTTTAGGACAAGATACATTTATTGTTGCACGACAAAGTTTGCACGATTCATTAATTGAGAATTATATTACGCTTAAATAA
- a CDS encoding YlaF family protein produces MKNIKWVFVLYSLLALLSMFAIGISVGLRSVIGIFASIAILIFVMGFGFKTKKKMRDEGTL; encoded by the coding sequence GTGAAAAATATTAAATGGGTATTTGTACTATATTCCCTATTAGCTTTATTATCGATGTTTGCAATTGGAATATCTGTTGGTTTACGCAGTGTAATCGGTATATTCGCCAGTATTGCAATATTGATCTTTGTTATGGGATTCGGTTTTAAGACCAAAAAGAAAATGCGTGACGAAGGAACATTATAA
- a CDS encoding peptidyl-prolyl cis-trans isomerase: METIIPIKGNVKFKITLDPGVWIFDDRRIDLKTFFTEQQLEKNELDEYTKKMSAHWSREIMEGATYPPTLKTEKKYEKTKILTGTFGIYLKHFLKNAEVNKNAKSVVIETESGEEHSFTLEQADSLIFKYSQDGKPLNEDGPVYVLLADGSNLENPIKHVQAVRVD; this comes from the coding sequence ATGGAAACGATAATACCTATTAAAGGGAATGTGAAATTCAAAATAACTTTAGACCCAGGTGTATGGATTTTTGATGATCGACGCATTGACTTAAAAACGTTTTTTACGGAACAGCAACTCGAAAAAAACGAGTTGGATGAATACACAAAAAAAATGTCAGCTCATTGGTCACGTGAAATCATGGAAGGTGCAACCTATCCTCCAACGTTGAAAACCGAGAAGAAATACGAGAAGACAAAAATCCTGACAGGAACTTTTGGTATTTACTTAAAACATTTTCTAAAAAATGCTGAAGTAAATAAAAACGCAAAATCAGTAGTTATTGAAACTGAGAGTGGTGAAGAACATTCTTTCACCTTAGAACAAGCAGATTCACTGATTTTCAAGTATAGCCAGGATGGCAAGCCTTTAAATGAGGATGGCCCTGTTTATGTCCTTCTTGCAGATGGATCCAACTTGGAAAATCCCATCAAGCATGTTCAAGCAGTACGAGTAGATTAG
- a CDS encoding FtsW/RodA/SpoVE family cell cycle protein: protein MIPYIKRYAKNFDYSLFITYMFLCLFGLVMIYSASMVWSVNRYGFEPDHFYKKQILNLVLSVPAFLVGALFPYKHYRKKPMMIAMLVVMFTLLVAVHFVGYAAGGSKSWIDLGFGNIQPSEFAKIIMVLYFAGVFANKARKGPIDSFNQSIAPPVTVLVMAVALVLSEVDMGSAMIIFFTAISVMAASGIRIRTFVKISGIIVGALALITPVLYLARDKFITERRLGRIEAFLNPFEYEQGFGYQVVNGYLAIGAGGLKGLGLGQSVQKLGYLPEPQTDFIMAIIAEELGLVGVLIVIGGLGFIVLRALVIALRAEDPHARMIAAGFASIIGFQTFINLGGLLGLIPLTGVPLPFISYGGTSVILLSLAMGILLNVSMFVKYEKTRS, encoded by the coding sequence ATGATCCCATACATCAAGCGATATGCCAAAAACTTCGATTATTCATTATTTATTACATATATGTTTTTATGTCTTTTCGGTCTCGTGATGATATATAGCGCGAGCATGGTTTGGTCCGTCAATCGATACGGTTTCGAGCCGGATCACTTTTACAAAAAACAAATACTAAACTTAGTTTTATCGGTCCCAGCATTTTTAGTAGGGGCTTTATTTCCATACAAGCATTACCGCAAGAAGCCGATGATGATTGCCATGCTGGTTGTTATGTTCACCTTATTGGTGGCGGTTCATTTTGTCGGCTATGCTGCCGGTGGTTCTAAGAGCTGGATTGATCTTGGATTTGGGAACATTCAGCCTTCCGAGTTTGCAAAAATAATTATGGTGCTATATTTTGCCGGTGTATTTGCAAATAAAGCGAGAAAAGGTCCCATAGATAGTTTTAACCAATCTATTGCCCCGCCAGTGACAGTACTTGTTATGGCCGTTGCCTTGGTATTGAGTGAAGTAGATATGGGTTCAGCTATGATTATCTTTTTTACGGCAATTTCTGTCATGGCCGCAAGTGGTATTCGAATCCGGACATTTGTGAAAATTAGTGGCATAATCGTTGGCGCACTTGCTTTGATTACACCAGTTTTGTATTTAGCCCGTGATAAGTTTATTACTGAACGTCGACTTGGACGTATTGAGGCTTTCCTGAATCCTTTTGAATATGAACAAGGCTTTGGATACCAAGTAGTAAATGGTTATTTGGCCATCGGTGCAGGGGGGCTGAAAGGTCTCGGCCTTGGACAGTCGGTACAGAAACTGGGTTATTTACCGGAGCCCCAGACAGACTTCATAATGGCCATCATTGCAGAGGAACTTGGATTAGTTGGCGTGTTAATTGTTATCGGTGGTCTTGGGTTTATTGTATTGCGTGCATTGGTTATTGCTTTAAGAGCAGAGGATCCGCACGCGCGTATGATTGCCGCAGGTTTTGCGAGTATCATAGGATTCCAGACTTTTATCAATTTAGGTGGCTTGCTTGGTCTCATTCCATTAACAGGCGTGCCATTACCATTTATAAGTTATGGCGGAACTTCTGTTATTTTGTTATCGTTAGCTATGGGCATACTGTTAAATGTGTCTATGTTTGTCAAATACGAAAAAACGCGAAGCTAA